The DNA window TGAGGGTCGCCCAGAGAATCTGGGCCCCAAGCTTTAAATCACCAGCGGAAAGTGCATCGGAAATGCCGCTGAAGGTTTCAACCGCGGTATCTTTCAAACGCCCGAACGCCTCGGTCAAAGCACTGATCGCGGTCGCTCCCACGCCGCGCGTATAGATCAGATAGCCGGCGAGTCCCGCGATCGCCGCGGCCGCCAGGCCGACGGGCGACAGAAGTGCCGTGACGGCTCCTACCATCACCGTGAAGCCGGCCGCGGCGATACCAAGCACGGTGCCGACACCGGCGAGCCCCGTACCGGCAACGGTTAACGCAGCTCCCACGGCTGCGACCGTCTTCCCCACGCGGAAAGCGCTAGCGATCAGCTCCTTATTGCCCCGGACCCATTCGGCAACATTCTTCGTTATGTCGAGCGTGCGGTTCGCCATCTCGACCAAGATCGGCGCCACGGTGGCACCAATGGTATTGGTGATGCCGCGCAGCACGGCTCGCAGATCGACGAGAGCGATGCGATACGCTTCGGCCGCTGCCGCGTCTTCATCGCGCAATACCGCGCCGAGCTCGCGTGCGCGCACCATCAGCTTTTGCATCTCCTCGGCGCCGCCGACTTTCTCGATAACCTTGGCCCAGGCCTCGGCGTCTGTCCCCAACGCCTGCATCGAAGTGCCCGCCCGCTCGGCGGCGTAGGCCAGCGCTGACATGCTCTCGATCGAGACGTCGAGCTTCTTGGCCATCGTGGCCGTTTCGGTCGTGAAGTCCTTGAAGAGCTTCGCGGCCGCGGTGAGGGGAGCGGTAATCAGGGCACCGAGGGCCCCCACCTTCGCTCCCACCGTGGCGATTGCGGCTCCGAGGCTCTTGAGCGTGTTGCCGGCGCTTCTCGCAGCGGCCGTGAAGCCCGCATCCTTGGCCTGCAGCTCGTAATAGGCGGTTCCGGCTTTGATTTGCCGCTGCTGGCCACCACCAGGTTTGTTGAAGCGGCGTGCGCCCATGGCTTTCGGCTTTCACGTATGAGTGCAAAAAAGCAGATCCGCCGGCGGGGCCGATTTGAAAATCTCAAAAGACAAATCGGAGCCCGCCGGCGGGGGCAAATGTTGGTAGCGACGACGGCCTAAGAGTTGTCGTCGGGATTGGCGAAAGTGCCGGCTCGCTGATCTTGAGCCGAGAGGCCGAAGTCGAAATAGCAACGCCAACTTAATCCGAGCGTGTCAAAATTCGTGTTGGCGTTCTCGATCGTCGGCGACGACTGCCCGTTCAAGAAAGTCACCTCGAATGGGGCAATGTCCGAAGGCGAGCCGAATAAGTACCAGGCGTCGTCATTCGCATTTACGCCGGGGGTGGCTTCGTCGAGCCAAGGGCTGGTCTCAGGCGAAAGCAGGCCCTCCCACGGATTGCCGGTGCCGTACACATCCGTTTGGGCACTGTCATTGGGAACACGGACCTCAGTCGAGCGCGTCAACTGGCGCGCGAGTGCCATATTCGTTGGAGCGACGAGCAAGGTCGCCGGCGTAATCATCACCGGCTGCTGGTTGGTATCGAGTTGGATCGTCATCAGACGCCACGCCGCCTGCAACGAATCGATATTAAGCGCCGCGTTGTTGCCCTTGAGATAATTCCTGTTGGCGAGCGAAAAGTAGTTGCTCGGATTGCTCAGCAGCAACACGAAGAATTCACGCTCGACCGCCAATGCGCATTGGCGTCCCAGAATCCGCGGAATACTGCCCAACGCCCCTAGGTCGTCGTTGATGATGTCCTGCCGCGTTGCGGTAAGAATGGCGCCCTCGGTTTTTAGTTGCGTGCTGTACGCCTGCTCGTCCATCGAGACGTTGTCCAGCTCGCCGCCAGGTCCAATCACCTTGACGACGCCCTTGCCCGTCAAGCGATAGCGAACCGACTGTTTGAAATCCTTGTTGGAGCCGGCGAACGCGATCTTCTGCCAGACCGTTGTCACGGCCTGGTAGGCTTGCAGCAGCACCTTGTTTTGCGCGTTGCCGAGAATGCCGGGCAACGAATACGTCGAGAAGCCGCCGACTGATGCCTGAAGAAGGCCGTTCGCTTGAAAAGAGGCTTGGATGAACTCCTCCTCAGCGCGATCCGGCACCCTTTTCCCCGCGGCCCTAATGACTGCTCGCATTACGGTGTGCATCGAGGCGCCGCGTCCCTCACGGCTCATCGCCATATTCATGACGCGATCGCTGTAAAAGCGACCGAGAAACTTCTCTTTGACGCCCATGCCCAGCGAAAGCGACGCCTCGAGGACCTCGGGGCTATCTGCTCCGACGTTCGTTGGCGCCGGAATATGCGCAGCCGGCGCTAAAGAGCGGCTTCCGCGTATCAGAGGCAGCATTTCCTTTTCAAACTCATCAATCGATAGTTCGCCAGCGATCGCAGAGGCGCGCAACTCTCGCACTTTGGCGTGGTTTTCATTCCAGCCCCCGTCGCGCTCACAAATCGAATCGATGCGCGCCAAGCGCTCGCGCTCCAACTGCCGCACAGCCTCAGCGCCTTGAAAACGTTCGTCGTTGTGTTTCGCCACGTTCGTTGCCCCTGTTGCTTGGATTTGGTCGACACCGGCGCCTGGATCGCCGCCGATAGGTGTGAAAGAGATCTCTTTGAGGACGCCGCCGCGGACCACGGTGAGGCCCTCGTCGCCGGCGACCAGAGTGCGGCCGTTAATCGCGATCGATTCGCCCGGGCGCAGAAATTCCAAAGGCCCGTAGGTTGCGCCCACTGAGCACGACAGCGGGACGCGCGCCTTGTAAAGCCGGATGACTTGCGCGCCGGCTTCCTCTTCGCGCAGAACCTCGCCGGCTAGGCCAATGTTTTTGCCGTTGTTCGTTGGTTGACCGAATCCCGCCACGCTGCGCAGCAGGTTCTGATGATCTGCCAGTAACGGGACCACGGCCGAGCAATCGAAGTCATCGAGATCAATGACCACGTCGCCCCAACCCGCCGGCCGCATGATGCCGCCGGAATAGGCGATGAGACGGCAGGCCGCGTTGCCCGGATCGTCGCCGGCGGCGCTCTTCAGCAGCCGTACGGAGCCACCCGAGAAGCGCATGAACTCCGCCGCGGCCTCGATCGACGCCGGCCGCGGTCTGCGACGGCGCGCGGGTCGACGCGTCGGCGCCTTGCGCGTACGCTTTGCCATGAATGCCCCAAATATTTCCGCGGAAATAAATCCGCCGAGGCGCCTACGCCTGGTAGAAGGCGGCGCCGAGTTTCTTTTTGATGGCGAGCATGATGCCCAGCCGCATTTGCGGGTCGTATTGGCCCACCAGGTTGACGAGCAGTTCCTCGTACGTGACCTCATCGAGGCCGGAGAAGAGGTTCTCGCCGGCGAGTTCGGCGAGCTGCTGCTGCCGCTCCCAATGCGAGAACTTCGCGGCATGCCGTGACATGGGCTGCCAGCGCCGGAAGAATTCCAAATGGTTCCGGATGGCCGCGACGGCACTGGCATCCCATCGCCGGCCTTCACTCGTCGCTTGGGGACGCGCCCATTTGTGCTTTGCGGCGTAGTCGCAATCGGCCAAGTCGAAGGCATAACCAAGGCCGTCCGCTAGCAGGAACACCAGGCCAACGTCACTGACGGGCCAGCGTTCGGGCTTAGGATGGCCCTCGAATGCGCACATCTGCTCAATCGAGTGGCGAGCTTCATGCTCGTTCGTCGACATCAGCGCGGCGCTCGGGGCCGCGCCCAGTTCTCTCGGAAGTGCTGCTCTCATGCGTACGATCGTCCCGCGCGGCGCGGCCGATTCCGAGTTGGCCAAGCGCATTAGTGCGCACGATTTCCTCGGACGTAGTAAACGCGGCGCCGCACGAACGACAGATGCGCGCGCGCATCACGTAAATGCTCGGGGACGTCGTGCGCGCAACACGCGAGCGACTGCAACCACATTCAGGACAAGGGATTGCCACGTGTGCGCGCCCTCGAAAGAAAGTGTGTTGCGTTGCCCTTTTGGTTGCTGCGCAGGCGCGCGATTCTCTCGGGCAGGTAGGACCCAAATCGCCGGGGTGGGTCACATTTGATACAGCGGGGCGCGCCGGGAAAGAACTCAATCCCGCGGTTGAGCACGTATCCGGCTTCGAGTGCCGGCCACCAAAAGGCCAGACCTCCGCATCGATCGCACGGAGACGGCCACTCTGCCCAGTCGAAGGAATCATTCATCGTAGAATTCCTCCCTCTCGGAACGGCCAGGGCAAACCTCGCCTGACGAACTCTGCCTTCGAAATTCCGATAAATGCCCGCCGTGGAATCGTCCTGGGACGCCGAATGGCCGTGGAGACCCACTTCTCGACGAGGCTTACGCCGAGGCCTTCGTGCCCAGCGCATGCGTGCTCGACGACGTGATCGACCACAGCCGGGGCAAGGAGCGGGTCAGGAATATGGCCGATGATGTGGGCACGCAGCGTCTCGCGTTGCCTGGCCGCCGGCACGCCCGCCGCCAGGTCGTCGAAGGATTGGCCGAGAACGTCGCCAATCGCGAGAGGCGAGCTCGCACGCTCCTTAGGACCAGGGGAGGACGAGGAAGAGGAGCTAGATATATATCTAGCTCTAGGACTAGGACGCATGTCGCGTGCCGACTCTTTCGTAGGACTTCGCGGCTCTGCACTCGGCGACGTTGAAAGCTGTTTCTCGTTAACGACTTGAGTGGTCGACTCTTTCTTTTCGACTCTCGCAAGCGGTACCGGAACCGAACAATTCGGGTCGCGCTGCCCATGAACCGCTTCCGACGCCGCAACCGGTCCCGCTTCCGATCTCGCAACCGGCGCCGCATCCGAACAATTCGATTCCTCGTTGCCGTCGTCGAGAGGCAACGCTTCTTGCGTGTCGTCGCTAAAGGTGTGAAGGCCGTTCTCGGTCGCGATCGGGTCTAACAACTCGAGCATCCACTGTTGCCGACAGGCGCCGGGGCGCCTGCCACGCTGGGGAGGCCGCTCAATTACCCGTAATAAGCGAGCCTGGCGCAAGGCATCGAAAGCGCGTATAGCCGCCGCTCGAGAGATGCCGAGCTCGTTGGCTATGGCCGTGGGGCTGCTCGCAATGCGCGTCGGAAGCGATTTTGCGTTCGTCCTCTGGGCGTCATCCTTCAGAAGCCGCCAGAGGCGCGGCGCTGTTTGCCGAGCAAGGCGGCGAATTGCAAGCCGCTCTGCCAAGCTCCATTCGTACGTCGACGGCGAGTGTTTTAAGCGCTCCGCGCCTCCCCGTTCGAGCTTCCTTGCCGGCTGCATTTAGGAGCCCTCCGGGGCCAGGAGGGCAAACAGGACGGTGCGGTCCTTCGTCGAAAGAACATTCCAGCGGTCACGGAGAAGGCGCTCTGCGCGGAAAAGTTCGCTGTCTGTATGCGCTTTGCGCAGCGCTTCTGCATCGCCAACGTCGAGAACAAGCGTTTCACCCGAGGAAATCGCGAAACGCGACGAATGGTTCGAGTCCCTCATCGCCCATTGGAAATCCGCGGTGCCCCACCGTTCATCCCCCGCTCTTCGGCCCCATTCTGGAATGCGCCGTGATGGCCGCTTTTTCAGCCGCTCACAAAATGTAGCGGGTCGACGTCATCACGACCTCGAGCGCGATGCTAAGCACGGCGAACCAGGCCCATAGCCCTAGCTCGGTCGCGGGGCGCTCCGATTTGCGGAATACCTGGTAGAGCAATAGCGCGCCGAACTGGTAACGCGGCTCGACCAGCGAGATCGGGGCCAGGCTCAGGAACCAGAATACGTACACCATCCAGGCCGACGGCCGGCTGAATCCACGCGCCACAATCGCAAGTGACGTCGCCACCAGGATCAGGGCCAGCACTACCCGTCGAGAATAGCTCCCCAGCAACTGTCCCAGCAGTTGATTGCGCAATTGCCAATCGACGGTGTTCCAAGGATGGGTCGGGCTGTAGGCAAACGCGACCGCGGCTGACACAGCAACGATCGCCAGCAGAATCGTCGGATGCCGACGTCCCCAGCGCATCACTTTGACACAATGCATTAGAAAAATGGGCCAGAACATAATTCCCACCAGGACGACCGAGCACAGCAAATTCCCGGCCGAAATGGTGAACGGATGATTCGCGGGGTCGTCGAGCCCGACCCGTTCCTGGAACAAGACAAACAAGGCGAACAGGCCAATACCAACAAGCCATAACCAGCAGCGGCGCAAATGGCCAATCACCAGATCGCTTGTGACTTGCGTCCCGTGGATTTCGAAATACGAGAATCCGCATAAGAAGAAGATAAACACCACGTTTGTTTGTCGCACAAAAAGCGACAACAACATAAATACTCCGGACACGACGTACCGCCGACGCAAAGACGCCCAAAGGGCGCACATGTTGACCAGCAGGGAGAACACGTCGGTGTACATCAGGCAGTTGAAGGGAAACACGACGGGCAACAGATACGTCTGAGCCGCGCGTATCATCGCATTCTGCGATGTCGTCAACTCTCGAAGCACCGCGTAGACCATCAGCACATAAGCAATCGAACAGATAAAGCAATAGAATCGCAGCGTGGCAGGCGACGTGTCGTTGCCCAGATACGCAAGCGCCGCGAGCACGGCCTGAAAACCCGGCAACATCGCCGCGGCCGGGTAGGCCATGCCGGGCCAACGAAACAGTTGCAGCGTTCCACGGCAGAACAATTCGACTTGCCCGAGCACTTGCGATTCATCGAGGATCAACTGATCCTGCAACTGCCAGGCGCGATACATTCCCCAGATCGCAATGATGCTGGTGGAAGCGACGAGCGTAGAAGCGACGAGAGTTGTCGCCCTGGGTCTAGTGGTGACGGCCGCGACTGCTGACGGATTTTCAGACAATAACGAATTTGGATCAACTCGGCCTTGCCCTGCCGACATGATGCCCTCGCTAGTCACGCCGCGCTCGTACATTTCACACTTTGCACGAAGGGCGGCGGCCAACTCTTAGTTCCGCTTATGATGATGCCATATATGCATAGGTCTCGCTAATGTATTTAATGAAAAAGTAATGATCGACGGGCCAACGGCCGCTGACGTTCATCGCAAGCCCCCCGAACAATGGATCCTCGCGCGAAAAGCGGACATCACATTGCCTGCGCAGGCTCTGGTGGGCATTGATGCGATTCGATTCCGATGTGCGCCTGGCAGCTTTTAGCCGGGCAGTCGATCCTGTGCCGCATGGCCCAACGAGGCGGACTGGTCCCTACGGTCGTACGCAGGAATTCTGTCCGCAGCATCGAACCGCGATGCCGCGCATTTCGTCAGCGACGCGCAGGGATGATCAGACGCACGGCCAACCCGCCGCGCGCGGTGAATAGGAAGCACGCTCGCGACAGCAGCCAGCTATTCCGCCGCGCAAAGATGCCGCGCACGCACCAAAAGCGACTCAGAAGCTACCTGTCGTTCGAAGACTTCGTAGACGTGCCCGCGAAAGCGATATCCGGCCAGTTCCAACTGCTCGATATCGCTCCAGGGAATCGTGCGCAGCGCGTTCACCGTGTATTCACACTTGCACCAGAAGTGCGTACCGACGCACGCACCATCGGTGTAGCGATAGACACAAGCCGCCTCGGTCAGTACGCCATCCTCGACGAAGCCCGCCAGGCGTTCGCCATCGCGCGGGCCGCCCAGGAATTCGAACTCGATTCGCATGCGTACATGCCTCGCACGATCGTCAGCCGTTCAGCTTGACCGTGACGGTTTTCAGCTCGGTGTAATGTTCGAGCGCGGCTTCACCGTTTTCACGTCCCTGGCCCGATTGTTTGAATCCGCCGAACGGCGTCGTCGTATCCACAACGTGGTAGCAGTTCACCCACACAGTGCCTGCCTTCACGCGCTTGGCGTATAGATGGGCCTTGTCGATATCCTTGGTCCAGATCGCCGCGGCCAAACCGTAATTCGTACGGTTCGCCCGTTCGGTGACTTCCTTGAAACTCTTGAACGGCAGGACGCTGACCACTGGTCCGAAGATTTCGTCGCGTGCGATCGCCATTTCGTCCGAGACGCCATCAAAGATCGTCGGCTCGACGAAGAAGCCTTGCTCTCCGCGGCGCTGTCCGCCGGTGACAAGCTTGGCTCCCTGCTTCTTGCCCAGGTCGACATAGCCGAGGATCTTGTCCATCTGCTCCTGCGAGACCTGTGGGCCTTGCTCAGTGGCCGCATCCAGTGGATCGCCGACCTTGCGTTGCTTCGCCTTGGCGGCCAGCCGCTCGACGAATTCGCTGTGAATCTTCTCCTCGACGAACAGTCGGCTGCCAGCCGTGCAGCATTGACCGCCATGGAAATAGATGGCGTGGAACGCGCCGGCCACGGCTTCGTCCAGGTCGGCGTCGGCAAAGATGACGTTGGGGCTCTTGCCCCCCAGTTCGAACGTGACACGCTTCAGCGTATCAGCGGCGGCCTTTTGGATAATCTTGGCCGTATCGACATGGCCGGTGAAGGCAATCTTGTCTACGTCGGGGTGCGTGACCAACGCCGCGCCGGCGGTATCGCCGAAACCATTGATCAGGTTGATG is part of the Pirellulales bacterium genome and encodes:
- a CDS encoding aldehyde dehydrogenase family protein — translated: MSTATAPAKKTPTKLQTKLLIDNQWVAPADGGSFETLNPATGEAIAEVAAGTAKDIDRAVKAARRALEDGPWSTMDAADRGRLLLRLADLVEENASELASLEALNSGKTINDSKGDMVGVANTLRYYGGWADKLEGRTVPVRGSFLSYTLRQPVGVVGQIIPWNFPLLMLSWKWGPALACGNTIVMKPAEQTPLTALRIGELAIEAGFPAGVINLINGFGDTAGAALVTHPDVDKIAFTGHVDTAKIIQKAAADTLKRVTFELGGKSPNVIFADADLDEAVAGAFHAIYFHGGQCCTAGSRLFVEEKIHSEFVERLAAKAKQRKVGDPLDAATEQGPQVSQEQMDKILGYVDLGKKQGAKLVTGGQRRGEQGFFVEPTIFDGVSDEMAIARDEIFGPVVSVLPFKSFKEVTERANRTNYGLAAAIWTKDIDKAHLYAKRVKAGTVWVNCYHVVDTTTPFGGFKQSGQGRENGEAALEHYTELKTVTVKLNG